One part of the Solea solea chromosome 1, fSolSol10.1, whole genome shotgun sequence genome encodes these proteins:
- the LOC131469563 gene encoding protein Niban 2-like isoform X1, which translates to MLKNVEHMEKIAMLAFHPVKMHSCYEKEVNLSLEGLQQQFDVSSPSVFVQRAQIPMREMFEQILHQSLESQGTEELCKIIQHCQDRVIKVIHKENRLVHQILA; encoded by the exons atgctcaaaaatgtagag cacatggagaagatcgccatgctggctttccatccagttaagatgcacagctgctatgagaaggaggtgaacctgagccttgagggtctgcagcaacagtttgacgtgagcagcccgtcagtgtttgtccaaagggcccagatccccatgagagag atgtttgagcagatccttcatcagagtctcgagtctcagggtacagaggagctgtgtaagatcatccagcactgccaggacagagtcattaaggtaatacacaaagaaaacaggcttgtgcatcaaattcttgcataa
- the LOC131469563 gene encoding protein Niban 2-like isoform X2 — protein sequence MLKNVEHMEKIAMLAFHPVKMHSCYEKEVNLSLEGLQQQFDMFEQILHQSLESQGTEELCKIIQHCQDRVIKVIHKENRLVHQILA from the exons atgctcaaaaatgtagag cacatggagaagatcgccatgctggctttccatccagttaagatgcacagctgctatgagaaggaggtgaacctgagccttgagggtctgcagcaacagtttgac atgtttgagcagatccttcatcagagtctcgagtctcagggtacagaggagctgtgtaagatcatccagcactgccaggacagagtcattaaggtaatacacaaagaaaacaggcttgtgcatcaaattcttgcataa